From a single Nicotiana tomentosiformis chromosome 2, ASM39032v3, whole genome shotgun sequence genomic region:
- the LOC138905132 gene encoding uncharacterized protein: protein MDDRIVNPNNRNKANDPNNQGVVPLMPEATLYDWEQPTAENLATAIAVPQIQAESFQITKNMLHLLQNKGLFSGSYIEDPQHYLKNFQSIYFMQRQPNVTPEAGYNQQNQQLAYQQPQQQQIARQDDGLSKIKEMLQQLIRSNGKMQERVDTHESAIKGIEIQLGHISMALNNCSQGTLPADTQVNPKEQVPKQLMAVSLRNGRDLDLEKEIAREGRPTETLVPVPIEVDDSTRLTEVPIQHAQESTSKEKEVAKETEVVQETTEEAVPEQDKTQITGRKRPPAPFPQRLSKYQKDEQYKKFMEMLKQIQALEEQDPHPCYYKLADRIVKRPSGILDDVIVQAGKFVFPADFVILDCRVDEEIPIILGRPFLATRRSLIDCETRELKMRLNDEEITFNVQKSMRRPSEFANCSLIEAVDVILEEEDETLNATDPLAACLMNLEEVDGEDLVEWVLALEGQWFWKRELEFETLHLEERKTPPAKPSIEEPP from the exons ATGGATGACAGAATAGTAAATCCAAACAACAGAAATAAAGCGAATGACccgaacaatcagggtgtggtgCCTCTTATGCCAGAAGCAACATTGTATGATTGGGAACAACCTACTGCCGAAAATCTGGCAactgcaattgcagtccctcagatacaagcggaatcatttcaaatcacaaaaaacatgctacatttgttgcagaacaagggactgttctcagggtcttacattgaagatcctcagcatTATCTGAAAAATTTCCAGTCAATATATTTCATGCAAAGGCAACCTAATGTGACACCGGAAGCA GGATacaaccagcaaaatcagcagctagCTTATCAACAGCCTCAACAACAGCAAATAGCgagacaagatgatgggttgTCTAAAATTAAAGAAATGCTGCAACAACTGATTAGGTCCAATGGAAAAATGCAAGAGAGAGTGGACACACACGAATCAGCGATAAAaggcattgagattcaattaggacatATATCAATGGCTCTGAATAATTGCTCCCAAGGGACGTTACCTGCAGAcacacaagtcaatccaaaagagcaGGTCCCGAAACAACTTATGGCAGTGAGTCtaagaaatggtagagacctagatctaGAGAAAGAAATTGCTCGTGAAGGCCGACCAactgaaacacttgtgccagTACCCATTGAGGTAGATGATTCAACAAGGTTAACTGAGGTGCCGATACAACATGCACAAGAGAgcacaagcaaagaaaaagaggttgcgAAGGAGACTGAGGTAGTACAAGAAACGACAGAAGAAGCAGTGCCTGAGCAGGATAAAACTCAAATCACAGGAAGGAAGCGACCTCCAGCACCATTCCCACAGAGATTGTCCAAATATCAGAAAGATGAgcagtataagaaattcatggagatgttgaaACAAATCCAG gcattggaagagcaagacccacatccatgttactacaAGTTAGCCGACCGGATAGTGAAGAGGCCATCgggtatccttgatgatgtaaTAGTGCAGGCTGGAAAGTTTGTGTTtccagcagattttgtcattctggactgccgggttgacgaggagatccccataattttgggaagaccattTTTGGCCACTAGGAGATCtctaattgattgtgaaactaGAGAGCTAAAAATGAGACTTAACGATGAAGAGATAACATTCAATGTGCAGAAGTCTATGCGGCGACCAAGTGAATTCGCTAACTGCTCTCTAATAGAAGCTGtggatgtaattttggaggaggaagatgagacttTGAACGCTACAGACCCTCTAGCAGCCTgtctcatgaacttagaagaagtAGATGGAGAGGACTTGGTGGAGTGGGTGCTGGCTCTTGAAGGCCAATGGttctggaaaagagagctcgaatttgagactttgcacttagaagaaagaaagactcctccagctaagccatcgatCGAAGAGCCACCATAG